A window of the Nisaea acidiphila genome harbors these coding sequences:
- a CDS encoding aminoglycoside phosphotransferase family protein codes for MSDKIQSDPRAPARRKFWQKAGWRDATEIAFAADASFRRYFRLTRADGRAAIVMDAPPDKEDVGPFVEIAGILTGFGYSVPRIEAEDRTAGFLLLEDMGDLTFTRALEAGYSEGELYRLAGDVLGDLVQRDISGIRDRVPAYSDEKLLDEAMRFVDWYLRRGLGLPIGDDAREAYAEAWRSVLPSVRSVPEVLVLRDFHVDNMMVLADRQGLAACGLLDFQDAVIGPASYDLVSLLQDCRRDVSDEVADEVRARFFGAATEITDRDGFLRSYNVLGAQRHLKNIGGFARQSVHLGNHSYLRFIDRMWRFTLQNFSDEALAPVREWIEKHVPENHRVTPPPGGRAA; via the coding sequence ATGAGTGACAAAATCCAATCGGATCCGCGTGCGCCCGCACGCCGGAAATTCTGGCAAAAAGCAGGCTGGCGGGACGCGACGGAGATCGCTTTCGCGGCAGATGCTTCCTTCCGCCGCTATTTCCGCCTGACCCGTGCTGATGGGCGCGCGGCCATTGTCATGGATGCGCCGCCGGACAAGGAGGATGTCGGCCCGTTCGTCGAGATTGCAGGCATCCTGACCGGCTTTGGCTACAGCGTGCCGCGGATTGAGGCGGAGGATCGTACTGCCGGCTTTCTGCTGCTCGAGGATATGGGGGACCTGACCTTTACCCGGGCGCTCGAAGCCGGCTATAGCGAGGGCGAGCTGTACAGACTCGCCGGGGATGTGCTCGGAGACCTGGTGCAGCGCGACATTTCGGGTATCAGAGATCGCGTTCCCGCCTATAGCGACGAGAAGCTGCTCGACGAGGCCATGAGGTTCGTCGATTGGTATCTCCGGCGAGGTCTCGGTCTGCCCATCGGTGACGATGCGCGTGAGGCTTATGCAGAGGCATGGCGGAGCGTCCTTCCGTCGGTGCGTTCCGTCCCGGAAGTCCTCGTGCTGCGCGATTTCCATGTCGACAATATGATGGTGCTTGCGGACCGGCAGGGTCTGGCTGCGTGCGGGTTGCTGGACTTCCAGGATGCCGTCATCGGCCCCGCGAGTTACGACCTCGTTTCCCTGCTGCAGGATTGTCGGCGAGATGTTTCAGACGAAGTGGCGGACGAAGTACGCGCGCGATTCTTCGGTGCGGCAACGGAGATCACTGACAGGGACGGTTTCCTGAGGTCTTACAACGTGCTCGGCGCCCAGCGGCATCTCAAGAATATCGGTGGCTTTGCCCGCCAGTCCGTACATCTGGGCAATCACTCCTATCTCCGTTTCATCGACCGGATGTGGCGCTTCACTCTGCAGAATTTCTCCGACGAGGCTCTTGCGCCTGTCCGGGAATGGATTGAAAAACATGTGCCGGAAAATCACCGCGTGACACCGCCGCCGGGCGGACGCGCCGCTTGA
- the tsaE gene encoding tRNA (adenosine(37)-N6)-threonylcarbamoyltransferase complex ATPase subunit type 1 TsaE, giving the protein MSESLAAAGLHIAGQEETEALAWICADLAGPGSCFLLSGGLGAGKSTFARAFIRYLLGDDEEVPSPTFTLVQQYGPFDKGGQEVEIWHADLYRIGDPDEILELGLDEAFETAICLVEWPDRLGSFAPPDAVVLHFEICDGDPAEDGERAVALSLPERLRPDYEEAFDEAVFDVVWIE; this is encoded by the coding sequence GTGAGCGAATCACTTGCGGCCGCAGGCCTCCATATCGCTGGCCAGGAGGAGACGGAAGCGCTTGCCTGGATCTGCGCCGACCTCGCCGGCCCCGGCTCCTGTTTCCTGCTTTCGGGCGGTCTCGGCGCCGGCAAGTCCACCTTCGCCCGAGCGTTCATCCGCTACCTGCTTGGGGACGACGAGGAAGTCCCGAGTCCCACTTTCACGCTGGTACAGCAATATGGCCCCTTTGATAAAGGTGGGCAGGAGGTCGAGATTTGGCATGCCGATCTCTATCGGATCGGCGACCCGGACGAGATCCTGGAACTCGGACTGGACGAGGCCTTCGAGACGGCGATCTGTCTTGTGGAATGGCCGGACCGGCTCGGAAGTTTCGCGCCACCGGATGCGGTGGTGCTGCATTTCGAGATATGCGATGGAGATCCGGCGGAAGACGGCGAGCGCGCGGTCGCCCTCTCTCTTCCGGAACGGCTTCGGCCGGACTATGAAGAGGCTTTTGACGAAGCTGTTTTCGACGTCGTGTGGATAGAATGA
- a CDS encoding sensor histidine kinase, whose product MKRHAILSVILGSLAGLAVRVPEARAADGMVDSLSNSIASVPLTSVALAFLFALAVGLAVMQYVYKQRIAGLCADLETLTGRLDGRDTALGSQGVGLIGLVATDGAGDGSALRYVSPEVGSLLRADIDKLGSIDSISELLTGGASARFVTAVTRLMAEGKAFRFESGIRNGARIVRVSGIPIPAGERALRRAALSVVDISEEVSARDGAEDDSRKWRRKTEDLLAAVNLQTIPFWQRDEDMRVRFANIAADVIDLDSESARDTSRRTRRLGAPFSESRFIVVDGERRLYEVTEAPSPDGRGTVGWAIDVTSLEEAQAEIARHIAAHEDVLEGLSTAIAIFGPDKRLKFFNSAFADLWQVDPSQLDADPTITEFLELLRELRRLPEQSDFRAYRDHWNGLFTRLIDPLEDFFFLPDDRTLRMVVMPHPFGGLFLTFEDVTDRLALERSYNTLNEVQRETIDNLAEGVVVFGADGRMTLSNPTFQRMWDLDPDFHEQSLHVSDVLEAMRPLFPPVEEAVWENYKQEFAARFADRDAEHGRTERPDGTALDYSFVPLPDGATLVNFLDVTDTLNVQRALQDRNEALETADRLKSEFIANVSYELRTPLNAIIGFAEMLDNGYVGDVSERQSEYLKAILESSGRLSSLIGNIIDLASIEAGYLTLDTKELDVREVVSAAVTLVEERARMQGVEIGIEIADNVSTIEADDRRLRQILFNLISSALQFTEAEENITLRIREDGEHLEFLILEGGHGVPEELRTMLFEVFSGVERGSRSQGPDLALPLVRRLVELHGGALSLEQVDNEGLCIKCLLPLRAVLPDANPTFANELSL is encoded by the coding sequence ATGAAGAGGCACGCGATCCTTTCCGTTATCCTCGGCAGTCTTGCCGGTCTCGCTGTCCGGGTTCCGGAAGCGCGCGCGGCAGACGGCATGGTCGATAGCCTCTCGAACAGCATCGCTTCGGTTCCCCTGACTTCGGTCGCACTTGCTTTTCTCTTTGCCCTGGCCGTCGGCCTAGCGGTCATGCAGTACGTCTACAAACAGCGCATTGCCGGATTGTGCGCCGACCTGGAGACACTGACCGGCCGGCTCGACGGTCGCGACACCGCTCTCGGGAGCCAGGGAGTCGGGCTGATCGGGCTGGTCGCGACGGACGGCGCAGGTGACGGTTCGGCGCTGCGCTACGTCAGCCCGGAAGTCGGATCTCTGCTGCGTGCCGATATCGACAAACTAGGGTCGATAGATTCGATCTCGGAACTTCTGACCGGTGGGGCGAGCGCCCGTTTTGTGACTGCCGTTACGCGGCTGATGGCGGAAGGCAAGGCGTTTCGTTTCGAGTCCGGGATTCGCAACGGTGCTCGCATAGTCCGCGTTTCGGGGATTCCGATCCCCGCCGGTGAGAGGGCTCTGCGCCGCGCGGCGCTCTCCGTCGTAGATATCTCCGAAGAGGTTTCGGCGCGAGACGGGGCGGAGGACGACAGCCGGAAGTGGCGTCGCAAGACGGAAGATCTGCTCGCCGCCGTGAACCTTCAGACCATCCCGTTCTGGCAACGGGACGAGGACATGCGGGTCCGATTCGCGAATATCGCGGCCGATGTGATCGATCTAGACTCGGAATCCGCACGCGATACCTCACGCCGCACGCGCCGTCTCGGAGCGCCGTTTTCGGAGAGTCGCTTCATTGTCGTTGACGGAGAGCGTCGCCTTTACGAGGTGACCGAAGCGCCGAGCCCCGACGGACGGGGGACGGTCGGTTGGGCCATCGACGTGACGTCGCTCGAGGAGGCGCAGGCCGAGATCGCCCGGCATATTGCGGCGCATGAGGACGTGCTGGAAGGCCTTTCCACGGCGATTGCCATCTTCGGGCCGGACAAGCGCCTCAAATTCTTCAACAGCGCTTTCGCGGACCTCTGGCAGGTCGATCCCTCCCAGCTCGATGCGGATCCGACCATCACGGAGTTCCTTGAGCTCCTGCGCGAGCTTCGGCGGCTACCGGAACAGTCGGACTTCCGGGCCTACCGGGACCACTGGAACGGTCTCTTCACCCGCCTGATCGACCCGCTGGAAGATTTTTTCTTCCTGCCGGACGACCGCACATTGCGCATGGTGGTGATGCCGCACCCCTTCGGTGGGCTCTTCCTGACCTTCGAGGATGTGACCGACCGTCTCGCATTGGAACGCAGTTATAACACCCTGAACGAAGTGCAGCGCGAGACCATCGACAACCTGGCCGAAGGGGTCGTGGTGTTCGGGGCGGATGGCCGCATGACGCTCTCCAACCCGACTTTCCAGCGAATGTGGGATCTCGATCCGGATTTCCACGAGCAGTCGCTGCATGTCTCCGACGTACTCGAGGCGATGCGGCCGCTGTTCCCGCCCGTCGAGGAGGCGGTCTGGGAGAACTACAAGCAGGAATTCGCAGCACGGTTCGCCGACCGGGATGCGGAGCACGGTCGGACCGAACGTCCGGACGGAACGGCGCTGGACTATTCCTTCGTCCCGCTGCCTGACGGGGCAACGCTGGTCAACTTTCTCGATGTTACCGACACGCTGAACGTGCAGCGCGCCCTGCAGGACCGGAACGAAGCTCTGGAAACGGCCGACCGGCTGAAGAGCGAGTTCATCGCCAATGTGTCCTACGAACTGCGAACGCCGTTGAACGCGATCATCGGTTTTGCCGAGATGCTCGACAACGGGTATGTCGGCGATGTCAGTGAACGGCAGAGCGAGTACCTGAAGGCTATACTCGAGTCGTCGGGACGGCTCTCCTCCTTGATCGGCAACATCATTGACCTGGCGTCGATCGAGGCCGGCTACCTTACCCTGGACACAAAGGAACTCGATGTCCGCGAAGTGGTAAGTGCTGCCGTCACGCTCGTCGAGGAACGGGCGCGGATGCAGGGCGTTGAGATCGGAATCGAGATCGCGGACAACGTCAGTACGATCGAAGCGGACGACCGCCGTCTGCGCCAGATTCTCTTCAACCTGATTTCGAGCGCGCTCCAGTTCACCGAAGCGGAAGAAAACATCACGTTGAGAATCAGGGAAGACGGCGAGCATCTCGAGTTCCTGATCCTTGAGGGCGGCCATGGCGTGCCCGAGGAATTGCGCACCATGCTGTTCGAGGTCTTCTCCGGCGTAGAGCGCGGATCCAGGTCTCAGGGGCCGGACCTTGCCCTGCCGCTCGTCCGTCGGCTTGTGGAACTGCACGGCGGTGCCCTGTCGCTCGAACAAGTCGATAACGAGGGGCTTTGCATCAAATGCCTGCTCCCGCTCCGTGCGGTGCTGCCGGACGCCAATCCGACCTTCGCGAACGAGCTCTCGCTGTGA
- a CDS encoding DUF4286 family protein produces the protein MALYGTGMLMTFTEVAPEDEAEFNEWYNREHIDERVWMPGFHRARRYVAVDPEARVKYFASYETTKVEDLADPDYMARLAVQSEWSQKVMAGFTKFDRLTASITVDKTHGFTGWLGVTRFFPEAGLMEKLRALLADTLLPELSAMPEMLGGCLAENDIEVSNTGLKAQGKPVPPGQTPEWIVLLDGATETSIREANARLEDVLTEAGLPAVGLDQTAYSFLFGNNR, from the coding sequence ATGGCTTTGTACGGAACCGGCATGCTGATGACCTTCACCGAGGTCGCACCGGAGGACGAGGCGGAGTTCAACGAGTGGTACAATCGGGAGCATATCGACGAACGGGTCTGGATGCCCGGCTTTCACAGGGCTCGGCGATATGTGGCGGTCGACCCGGAAGCGCGGGTGAAATACTTCGCCAGCTACGAGACGACGAAAGTGGAAGATCTGGCAGACCCGGATTACATGGCGCGGCTGGCAGTCCAGAGCGAGTGGAGCCAGAAGGTCATGGCGGGATTCACCAAATTTGACCGGCTGACCGCCTCGATCACAGTCGACAAGACCCACGGATTCACAGGCTGGCTGGGCGTGACGCGGTTCTTCCCGGAAGCCGGTCTCATGGAAAAGCTCCGGGCCCTCCTGGCCGACACACTCCTGCCGGAGCTCTCTGCCATGCCGGAGATGCTGGGGGGCTGCCTGGCGGAAAACGATATCGAGGTTTCCAACACGGGCCTGAAGGCCCAGGGAAAACCGGTTCCGCCCGGGCAAACCCCGGAGTGGATTGTCCTGCTCGACGGGGCCACCGAGACATCAATACGCGAAGCCAACGCGCGGCTGGAGGACGTATTGACGGAAGCCGGCCTTCCGGCCGTCGGCCTGGACCAGACCGCTTACAGTTTTCTCTTTGGGAACAATCGATAA
- a CDS encoding pyridoxal phosphate-dependent decarboxylase family protein: MTPEDFRRHAHELVDWMADYMETVEQYPVRAQTAPGEIAATLPDAPPAEGEPMDRIFEDFKTDVMPGITHWQHPRFFAYFPANSSPPSVLAEMLTATLGAQCMLWQTSPAATEMETKVLDWLRQMTGLPAGLTGVIQDSASGAILCALLTAREKATEWQANEKGLGAQPKLTVYTSNQTHSATEKNVKIIGLGRENLRAIDVDESFALRPELLEAQIEADIAAGCVPTCVVASVGATGVGAVDPLRAIGEICERHDIFLHVDAAWAGTAWLLPEQRWMLDGIEYADSLVFNPHKWMLTNFDCSAHYVRDPNALVRTLSILPEFLKSREQGKIIDYRDWSVPLGRRFRALKLWMVIRSYGADGLRRIVRSHIDLAAELERWIAAEPDFEIVAPRSLALINFRYRPKDVREGEGLDRINAVLLERINDDGRIYLTQNKVRGQAAIRFSIGQTNTEHRHVAEGWDVVKEIARNLDSAAILAAD, translated from the coding sequence ATGACCCCTGAAGATTTCCGCCGCCATGCTCACGAACTCGTCGACTGGATGGCGGATTACATGGAAACGGTCGAACAGTATCCCGTCAGGGCCCAGACGGCTCCGGGCGAGATTGCGGCGACGCTGCCCGACGCTCCTCCCGCCGAGGGCGAGCCGATGGACCGGATCTTCGAGGACTTCAAAACGGATGTGATGCCCGGCATCACCCACTGGCAGCACCCTCGATTCTTTGCCTATTTCCCGGCCAACAGCTCCCCGCCGTCGGTTCTTGCGGAAATGCTGACAGCGACCTTGGGCGCGCAATGCATGCTCTGGCAGACCAGCCCGGCTGCGACCGAGATGGAAACAAAGGTGCTGGACTGGCTTCGGCAGATGACGGGGCTTCCGGCCGGATTGACCGGCGTGATTCAGGATTCGGCGTCGGGTGCCATCCTCTGTGCCTTGCTGACCGCACGGGAGAAAGCGACGGAATGGCAAGCGAACGAGAAAGGACTGGGTGCGCAGCCTAAGCTCACTGTCTACACCTCGAACCAGACCCACTCGGCGACGGAGAAGAACGTCAAGATCATCGGTCTCGGGCGCGAAAACCTGCGCGCCATCGATGTCGACGAGAGTTTTGCTCTCCGTCCCGAACTTCTCGAAGCGCAGATCGAGGCCGATATCGCCGCCGGTTGCGTTCCGACCTGTGTGGTAGCCTCTGTCGGCGCGACCGGTGTCGGCGCGGTTGACCCACTCAGGGCGATCGGGGAGATCTGCGAGCGACATGATATCTTTCTCCACGTCGATGCCGCTTGGGCCGGCACCGCCTGGCTGCTGCCGGAGCAGCGCTGGATGCTGGATGGGATCGAATATGCCGACAGTCTGGTCTTCAATCCGCACAAGTGGATGCTGACGAATTTCGATTGTTCCGCCCATTATGTTCGGGATCCGAATGCGCTGGTTCGCACACTGTCGATTCTCCCCGAATTCCTGAAGAGCCGGGAACAGGGGAAGATCATCGATTACCGCGACTGGAGCGTTCCGCTTGGCAGGCGTTTCCGTGCATTGAAACTCTGGATGGTTATCCGCTCCTACGGTGCTGACGGACTCCGCCGGATCGTCCGGAGCCACATCGATCTGGCAGCGGAACTGGAGCGTTGGATAGCGGCCGAGCCGGACTTCGAGATCGTCGCGCCGCGTTCCCTTGCGCTTATCAACTTCCGCTACCGGCCCAAAGATGTCCGTGAGGGCGAGGGGCTCGACCGCATCAACGCCGTGTTGCTGGAGCGCATTAATGACGACGGTCGGATCTACCTGACGCAGAATAAGGTGCGGGGGCAGGCCGCGATCCGGTTCTCGATCGGCCAGACCAATACCGAACACCGCCATGTCGCCGAGGGCTGGGACGTGGTGAAGGAGATCGCCCGCAATCTCGATAGTGCGGCGATCCTCGCCGCCGACTGA
- a CDS encoding PAS domain-containing protein: MMNTAFIELAANKHRDEMNFRALSLLAYWYSACGDRSVPDRHAFDPIALRDWLGFISIYEHAPTLSDFTNRLEGTLISDMTGQDWTGQKASDVDRSFGSKFGDELSEVLETCTPSIDIVPIFQKRYRTATKILMPVAGKGNDKASQVFLAMFPNW; the protein is encoded by the coding sequence ATGATGAACACCGCTTTCATAGAACTTGCAGCCAACAAACATCGCGACGAGATGAATTTCCGCGCGCTCAGTCTCCTTGCCTATTGGTACAGCGCCTGCGGGGATCGTTCCGTGCCCGACCGGCATGCTTTCGATCCGATAGCACTCAGGGACTGGCTTGGTTTCATCAGCATCTACGAGCACGCCCCCACTCTGTCCGATTTCACCAACAGGCTGGAAGGCACGCTGATCTCGGATATGACCGGGCAGGACTGGACCGGGCAGAAGGCGTCCGATGTCGACCGCTCCTTCGGGTCGAAATTCGGGGACGAACTGTCGGAGGTACTGGAAACCTGCACCCCCTCGATCGATATCGTTCCGATCTTCCAGAAACGCTACCGGACCGCCACGAAAATCCTGATGCCGGTCGCGGGCAAGGGGAACGACAAGGCGAGCCAGGTATTTCTCGCAATGTTCCCGAACTGGTGA
- the queG gene encoding tRNA epoxyqueuosine(34) reductase QueG has product MEPERRIKPEQRIKDEAAAIGFSAAGITRAEVGTREQDRLREFVSGGEHGDMAWMETHLERRIAPKAIWDGARSVVVLTQNYGPDHDPMENLDARDRANISVYARNKDYHDLIKKRLKRLARWMVEQYGCQVKVFVDTAPVLEKPLAARAGLGWQGKHTNMVSREHGSWVFLGEVFTDMQLTPDVAESDHCGNCTRCLDICPTDAFPRPYALDARRCISYLTIEHKGHIPADFREAMGNRIYGCDDCLAVCPWNKFAEQASEAAFAARDDLELPPLDEFLELDDAGFRARFSGSPVKRIGRDRFLRNVLIACGNSGDTNMISGIRPLLSDPSPLVRAMAAWASKKLLPADGFSGLRGEFWGAEEDPTVRREWGEEQSVPR; this is encoded by the coding sequence ATGGAGCCGGAACGGCGGATCAAGCCAGAGCAGCGCATCAAGGACGAAGCGGCCGCCATCGGGTTCTCCGCTGCCGGCATTACCCGCGCCGAGGTCGGCACTCGCGAACAGGACCGACTCCGCGAATTCGTCTCGGGTGGCGAACATGGCGACATGGCCTGGATGGAAACCCATCTGGAGCGCCGCATCGCGCCGAAGGCGATTTGGGACGGCGCGCGCTCGGTCGTCGTGCTGACGCAGAATTACGGTCCGGATCACGATCCGATGGAGAATCTCGATGCCCGGGACCGGGCGAATATCTCCGTCTATGCCCGCAACAAAGATTATCACGACCTGATCAAGAAGCGCCTGAAACGGCTCGCGCGCTGGATGGTCGAGCAATATGGCTGCCAGGTGAAGGTCTTCGTCGATACCGCGCCCGTGCTGGAGAAGCCGCTGGCGGCGCGAGCCGGGCTCGGCTGGCAGGGCAAGCACACCAACATGGTCTCCCGCGAGCACGGTTCCTGGGTCTTTCTCGGCGAGGTCTTCACAGACATGCAATTGACGCCGGACGTGGCCGAAAGCGATCATTGCGGCAATTGTACCCGCTGCCTCGATATCTGCCCGACAGACGCCTTTCCCCGTCCGTACGCGCTCGATGCCAGGCGCTGCATCTCATACCTGACGATCGAGCATAAAGGGCACATCCCTGCAGATTTCCGGGAGGCGATGGGCAACCGGATCTATGGCTGCGACGATTGCCTTGCGGTCTGCCCGTGGAACAAGTTCGCTGAACAGGCTTCGGAGGCGGCTTTCGCCGCGCGAGACGATTTGGAACTGCCGCCGCTCGACGAATTTCTGGAGCTGGACGATGCCGGTTTCCGGGCGCGTTTCAGCGGCTCGCCGGTCAAACGGATCGGGCGCGACCGGTTCTTGCGCAACGTGCTGATTGCTTGCGGGAACAGCGGCGACACAAACATGATCTCCGGCATCCGCCCGCTCCTGAGTGACCCGTCACCGCTGGTGCGGGCGATGGCCGCCTGGGCCTCGAAGAAGCTGCTTCCGGCGGACGGTTTCTCAGGCTTGAGGGGTGAGTTTTGGGGCGCCGAAGAAGATCCGACGGTGCGCCGGGAATGGGGCGAAGAACAGAGCGTGCCCCGCTAG
- the tgt gene encoding tRNA guanosine(34) transglycosylase Tgt translates to MTVGYELISKDGAARRGRLTTAHGTIETPAFMPVGTAATVKCMLPDSVKATGAEILLGNTYHLMLRPGAERVEKLGGLHRFMNWSGPILTDSGGFQVMSLSKLRKISEQGVTFQSHVDGKSHELTPESSMKIQHQLDSNITMCFDECTPFPVEKKDAAESMRLSMRWAQRSRDAFVDRDGYGLFGIVQGSVFEDLRHESIEALTKIGFDGYAVGGLAVGEGQEAMFSTLDFTTPSMPEDKPRYLMGVGKPDDLVGAVERGIDMFDCVLPTRCGRTGQAFTRRGTVNIRNARHAEDPRPLDPGCACPCCRDYSRAYLHHLFKTGEVLGLMLLTWHNLAYFQEVMAGLRSAIEGGRLKEHAAAFRTEQALGDIEPL, encoded by the coding sequence ATGACCGTCGGATACGAACTGATCAGCAAGGACGGCGCCGCCCGGCGCGGCCGCCTGACCACGGCACACGGCACCATTGAGACGCCCGCCTTCATGCCGGTCGGCACTGCCGCGACTGTGAAATGCATGCTGCCGGATTCGGTGAAGGCGACCGGTGCGGAAATCCTGCTCGGCAACACGTATCACCTGATGCTGCGTCCCGGTGCGGAGCGGGTGGAAAAGCTCGGTGGATTGCACAGGTTCATGAACTGGTCCGGACCGATCCTCACGGACTCGGGCGGCTTCCAGGTGATGTCTCTTTCCAAGCTCCGGAAGATCTCGGAGCAGGGCGTCACCTTCCAGAGTCATGTCGATGGGAAATCGCACGAGCTGACGCCGGAAAGTTCGATGAAGATCCAGCATCAGCTCGATTCCAACATCACCATGTGTTTTGACGAATGCACGCCTTTCCCGGTGGAAAAGAAAGACGCGGCGGAGTCCATGCGGCTCTCGATGCGTTGGGCGCAGCGCTCGCGTGATGCCTTCGTCGACCGGGACGGCTACGGCCTCTTCGGGATCGTGCAGGGAAGCGTGTTCGAGGATCTCCGTCACGAGTCCATCGAGGCGCTGACGAAGATCGGCTTCGACGGCTATGCCGTTGGCGGTCTCGCGGTGGGCGAGGGGCAGGAGGCGATGTTCTCCACCCTCGATTTCACCACGCCGAGTATGCCGGAGGACAAGCCTCGCTACCTGATGGGCGTCGGCAAGCCGGACGATCTGGTCGGCGCGGTCGAGCGCGGCATCGACATGTTCGATTGCGTGCTGCCGACCCGCTGCGGGCGAACCGGGCAGGCCTTCACAAGGCGCGGCACGGTCAATATCCGCAATGCGCGCCATGCGGAGGATCCGCGCCCGCTCGATCCCGGCTGTGCCTGCCCCTGTTGCAGGGATTATTCACGTGCCTACCTGCATCATCTGTTCAAGACCGGGGAAGTTTTGGGCCTGATGCTGCTGACGTGGCACAATCTCGCCTACTTTCAGGAAGTGATGGCCGGGCTCCGTTCCGCCATCGAGGGCGGACGGCTGAAGGAACATGCGGCGGCTTTCCGGACCGAACAGGCATTGGGCGATATCGAACCTCTCTGA
- the queA gene encoding tRNA preQ1(34) S-adenosylmethionine ribosyltransferase-isomerase QueA, producing the protein MHVDLFDYDLPQRFIATRPAEPRDSARLLDLSGDGIVDRSVGDFPDLLRAGDILVYNDTRVIPARLVGRRGEARIEATLHKAEDNGTWAAFVRPAKRCRVGDKVLFEGELEAEVIEKRDGGETVFRFPESGAALIETLKRVGSMPLPPYIKRDEAESVDDDASYQTMFAARDGAVAAPTAGLHFTDRLIERIDAAGVERCALTLHVGAGTFMPVKAEDTDDHKMHFEWGEISADAAERINRARASGGRVIAVGTTSLRLLESAAREDGTLPDFSGETGLFITPGYRFRIVDLLLTNFHLPKSTLLMLVSALAGRERILDAYEHAKAEGYRFFSYGDACLLKRSVGAT; encoded by the coding sequence ATGCATGTCGACCTGTTCGATTACGACCTGCCGCAGCGCTTCATCGCGACCCGGCCCGCGGAACCGCGGGATAGTGCGCGGCTGCTCGACCTATCGGGGGACGGGATCGTCGATCGTTCGGTCGGCGATTTCCCGGACCTGCTCCGGGCGGGCGATATCCTTGTCTATAACGACACCCGCGTGATCCCGGCGCGGCTGGTCGGCCGGCGGGGCGAGGCACGGATCGAGGCGACGCTGCACAAGGCAGAGGACAACGGAACCTGGGCTGCCTTCGTGCGTCCGGCGAAACGCTGCCGGGTCGGTGACAAAGTACTTTTTGAGGGCGAACTTGAAGCCGAAGTGATCGAAAAGCGCGACGGCGGCGAGACCGTATTCCGCTTTCCGGAGAGCGGTGCCGCTCTGATCGAGACCCTGAAGCGCGTCGGCTCCATGCCGCTGCCGCCCTACATCAAGCGGGACGAGGCCGAGAGCGTCGACGACGATGCCTCCTACCAGACCATGTTCGCCGCACGGGACGGCGCGGTGGCGGCGCCCACGGCCGGGCTGCATTTCACCGACCGGCTCATCGAGCGGATCGACGCCGCCGGGGTCGAGCGCTGTGCGCTCACCCTGCATGTCGGCGCCGGGACCTTCATGCCGGTGAAGGCCGAGGATACCGACGACCACAAGATGCATTTCGAGTGGGGCGAGATTTCCGCCGATGCGGCGGAGCGGATCAACCGGGCGAGGGCCTCGGGCGGCCGCGTGATCGCCGTCGGCACCACCAGTCTGCGCCTGCTCGAGAGCGCGGCCCGAGAGGACGGTACGCTTCCGGACTTTTCCGGCGAGACCGGCCTCTTCATCACGCCGGGTTACCGCTTCAGGATCGTCGACTTGTTGCTGACGAACTTCCATCTGCCGAAATCGACCCTGTTGATGCTGGTCTCGGCGCTCGCCGGACGCGAGCGGATCCTGGACGCCTACGAACACGCCAAGGCGGAAGGCTACCGCTTCTTCTCCTATGGCGATGCCTGTCTCCTGAAACGCTCGGTGGGTGCGACATGA
- a CDS encoding queuosine precursor transporter: MSTSEAAVFGRAGLIAGMTAMGIVVLVSNIAVNYPINDWLTWGALTYPIAFLVTDLVNRIFGPGPARKVVYAGFALGVALSLWFADQRIALASGTAFLAAQLLDIWVFDKMRRQSWWKAPLVSSLLSSALDTALFFSLAFYATGLPWVTWAIGDYGAKLAMAAVLLVPFRAFIAVLPQRFQRAEPAADAAG, translated from the coding sequence ATGAGCACTTCCGAAGCTGCGGTTTTCGGCCGCGCCGGTCTGATCGCGGGCATGACCGCGATGGGCATCGTCGTCCTGGTCTCCAATATCGCGGTGAATTATCCGATCAATGACTGGCTGACCTGGGGCGCGCTGACCTATCCGATCGCCTTTCTCGTCACCGATTTGGTGAACCGGATCTTTGGCCCGGGCCCGGCCCGCAAGGTCGTCTATGCGGGCTTTGCGCTCGGCGTGGCCCTGTCGCTCTGGTTCGCCGACCAGCGCATCGCGCTCGCCTCCGGCACCGCCTTCCTGGCTGCGCAGCTGCTCGATATCTGGGTGTTCGACAAGATGCGCCGCCAGAGCTGGTGGAAGGCGCCGCTGGTCTCCTCGCTGCTGTCGTCGGCGCTGGACACCGCACTCTTTTTCTCTCTGGCCTTCTATGCGACCGGGCTGCCATGGGTGACCTGGGCGATCGGCGACTACGGCGCCAAGCTTGCGATGGCCGCGGTTCTGCTGGTTCCGTTCCGGGCCTTCATCGCCGTCCTGCCGCAACGTTTCCAGCGAGCGGAACCGGCGGCGGACGCCGCCGGGTAA